The Camelus dromedarius isolate mCamDro1 chromosome 17, mCamDro1.pat, whole genome shotgun sequence DNA window CTCTTTCCCTGAGTCCagaggcctccctccctccctccttggtcTGGGAAAGGGGCAGCCCTGGCTCCCAAAGGGGTTTTCTCTCCCCCGACCCCCTCAAGAGCCACCTCCCACTCAGAACTGCCACTCTCCCTGCCTTGCCTACCCCTGTCCAACCTCTCCTGCCTGGACTGGAGCATGTGCAGACTACTCTCTCTCTGGAGTTTTGGAGAGCGGAAGTGGGACGGTCCCCCACCAGCAACAGGCCTGGGGTCAGAGTTCTCAGGAAACAGTGACTCACCCTGGGTTCTGAGGAAACATAAGCCTGAGGAAGAAGCCTGACACGCGTGGGAAACGGGTAGGGGCAGTGGGTGAGATGCTCTGCTccggggctgggaggcagagtgAGGCTTTTTGGCCAGTAGTTCGGAGAAGGCACCCCAAGGATTCCAGTGTACAAGCCTCACTCGGTGGGGTTCCCGCCAGTGCGGCCACAGACATCCGGACTGCGCTGGAGCTCTGCTTAGCCTTGGTCTGCAAGTTTGGCGGCCTCGCGTTCCAGTTGGCGACAGAGCTCTAGGCGACCCCTCAGGCATGATCGGGCCCCAAGACCGCCCCAACCAGTGACTTTGGTGGAAGGGCACGCGTCCAGCGCCCGCAGCAGGCGTGGCAGGTCGTGCAGCAGGCGGTAGCGTGGCAGGGCGCGTAGCGGCGGGGGAATGTCGCCCTTGGCGCAGAGGCGACTGAAGTAAGCGAGCAGCAGCAGCGGGCGCGGGGCGGCGCGGAGCAGGGCGCGCAGGGGCGCGGCGCGGGGATCCCGGCCGCCGGCGGGGCTGGGGCCCGCGCTGCTCCACAGCAGGACCACGGTGCCCCGCTCCCGCGCCACGCGCGCCCGCGCCGCCCAGAGCCACGGCAGCGGGCCCACGCGCGCCACGCGCGTCCCCTCCCACAGGTCCACGATCACGTCGCGCCCGCCGCCCAGCGCGACCCGCAGCAGTTCAGCCAGCGCTCCCACCAGGAGCCGCTGCGCCTCGGAGTCCGCCGCGTGCAGGAGCAGTACCGGCGCTGGGCCCaagcctgggggtgggagaaACAGAGGAACGGGGTAGGGGGCCCAGACAGCCCAGCCCTCTCCTCAATGGCCTCAGGGCTACATGATAGGGTGCCCGCCCCAGTTTCTTATCTGCGCTGGGGGTAGGCACCGGATGCAGCTTTAGCCTATAGGGTGCCTTTGGTTGCCCAGGAAGGGGCGAGGGCAGGCTGGATTTCCGCCTCACTAGCCTCTTGCCTAGAGAGGGCACAGCGAACCACCTGCAGAGGGACCTTTGCCCTGCCTGAACCATTCCCGCCCACTAGGCAGCCTGAGGCTCAGCGCCTCGGGTAACAGCTAGGCGCATCGGCAGGGCAGTGGCTGTCTGGGAAGGGAGCCTGGGTAGGAGAGGGATGCGGGCAACTAACCTAGGAGCCAAGAAGGTCTGAATGCCCAGGATCCCCCCGAGTGAGCTTACCTGACAGTGGGCGCCGGCGGGTGAGGACCATAACAACGCCCAAGAGGGTGGTGAAGGCCAGCAGTGCCAGGATCAAAAGCCCCAGGCGTCTATGAGAGACTGAGTCAAGCAGGGTgaggcccagcccagctcctcaGTGCCCAACCTCCCACTtaccccttcccctcccaagaACTCACCGTCTGGACACAAGAGGTGCTTCCAGGCAAACTGGACATCTGACCTCCACACCTGAGGGCacagagccccccacccctgtgagccagggcagcccctcctcccagggaaaGTGGAAGGAGGCATGGGGTTGGAGAAGGGAAGTCTCCCTGGTTAGGGAATTCCTCCAGCCCAGGGTCTGTGTCTCGTGCAGTTCCAGCTGGGCACAGAACAAGGTCAAGAGCGGCAAACTCAAAAAGTAAACCCAAAGTTTACCAGGGCATCCATGAGGGCCTGGAGGGCACAGGTCCTGACTGAAGTAGTCAGACACCACTGAGCTCCAGCCCATTATCACCAGGCCTGAATGTGGACACAAAGCACcaggttttctgatttttcaagagatGTCAGAAAACAGCTTTATAAAATGACATCTCCCAATATTCAAATGGTGGCAGCAAATTCCAATTTTGAACATCACGCTGGCCTGACCAAACATTGTTGCAGACTGGATTTGCCCCATGCGCCACCTGTGGAGTAGATGCCAGGGGAGTGTatgcagagggagggcaggattCCTTACCAGGACACAGCCCCCCGGCCTCAGGAAGGGAATGATGAGGTCTAGTGTCACTGGGCTTGAGCCCTGAGTCTGTCGGAACAAAGAGCAGGAATGTCCCCACAGAAGCAAGCTGGGCTCTGTCCAGCCTTGGAGCGCTTGCCCCTCCTGTGCTCCTCCTTTCCACACCCCCTCACCCAAATCCAACCCAGGCTTAGGGCCCAGTGCCACCCAGAGAAGAAGGCTTCCCAGGCTTCATTCCCAGATCCTGCTGATCATTCCCAGATCTGAACTGCTGCACAGACATACCTTAATCAGGCAACTGGGCCCTGGTCAACAAACACACTCTAGgggcctactctgtgccaagccctgAGGAGACAAGGCTGGCACAGACATTGTCTCTGCTCCAGCAGCTCACAAACCAGGAGGCTAATTATACGCTGCCTCCCTTCTCTGTCCTGCACAACTGAAGGGGCAGCTTGTCCACTGGAAAGAACTTAAAGACTCTACAACTTGAGTCAGGAGACCACAGCTAACAAAGTCAGGCTAAACTCTTGCCTTTGTGGCTCCCAGTGTGGGATCTCTGCGTGGAGATAAGCTACcttcctctctgagtctcagtttcttcatttgtgtatGAGAGataataatctttattttcctgGGTTATTGAAAGCACCACATGGGAATATGCACTTGAGTGCCCTTTATAACACACAGTGCAGGGTGGGTTCATTTACTAGTAGCAGCCATTATGACACTGTGGACTTCTTAGAGGCACAGACTGTGTCATATACTTCTCTTCCATCTCCCAGGACCTAATACAGAGTGGGCCcagagtaagcattcaataaatacatgaTGAACTGGGCAGAACTGATAGCCATCTGTCTACAGGCAGGATGTGGGTTTACCCTGTGTGAAGAGGGTGCTGGTTAGGGAGCTGATCAGTTTCCATTCTTTGGGAACACCCTCCACTCCCTACCCGCCACCCCAGCCCCTGTCCCAGACCCCAGGCAGGTCCTGATGCAGTGGCTCTCAAATCATGGTTAAACTCAATGAAGGTGGTCTTTTCCCAGCCCACAGAAAGGAGTCCATGGATTTAGCTTTCAATTTTAGATGATCCCACGTGACTTAGTCTTAAATCTTAAGTATTTGCTACCACCTGTCTGCTTGGGAGCCCTCATAGAGTACTAAACAAACAAGCTGCATACGAGTAAGAGAGAACTCAAAAGAGCTGGCCATGCTTAGTCAGCCTGCTGCTGTGGTTTTGCGGCTTGACTGTGGTTTTTATGTCACATATACAGAAGAGAGTCGGCCAGACTGTTTTTGGTTCACATTAATAGGGTTAAGCCTGTCAGTGGTTTACAGTATTCAGCAAAGAGTCCTCAGCTTCCAGGGCCCTGCCTCCCAAAGATACTCAGAGAACTCCTGCCAGACGCCCTgtggaggcaggcaggggagcCAGGGTAGAGGACAGCTGGGTTCAAGAGAAGGCATCAATCGCTATAAAATGCAGCGGCAGTCCGAGTGGGCCAGAGAatagctgggggtgggagggccagCCTCTTGCTTCTGTTTACTCCTGTAGACTCAGAAACTAAAAGGATGAGAAACTGCTCTATTGAAGACACCACTGACTGGCAGAGGAGGCAGCTGAACAAAGGCCACTCAGGTAAATAAATAACCAGATGATGTCAGTTAGAGATTTGCTGGCCTCCACCTGCGGTGCCGTAATCAACAGGTCCTAGTGGGGGCCGAGCCCTGGCTGGGCCATACCTGGCTGATGCTGTACACAGGGGGCACCCAGCTGTCCTGCCCCAAGCCTGGGTGGCTCCAGGCAGCACTGAAGGTGGCACGCATCCGTGAGGAGAAGTGAAGGATCAGCTGCTGGGCCTGCGTATCCATGCTCACGTTCCAGGAGGGGGCTGCCAGGGGGTGAGAAAGGGCATCGGGTGAGAGACCTGTTGGCGGAAGGTGATAGGAGCTGGGCTGCAGCGGACAGAGAAGTCAGGGCGGGGGTCGAGTTGGCTCAGTCACAGTCAGGTGAGGGTGAAATGGTGGGATGGGGTCCCAGCTGGGGTCGCTTGTTGGCTCACCAGTCCGGCGGGGGCATTCAACGTGGCTACTGTTTCTGAAAGAGAACTGAGAAATGCAAGAATGGCAAGTCAGCAAGCTCCAGGCACCACGCACACCACTCCCCGTCCCGTCGCCCATGCTTGTACCTTGAAGCAGAGCTGGGGGTGCAAGTCCACCTTCTCCAAGACGTACTGCTGTGGTGGGAGAAGGGAGTCAGGGAGAAGGGCCccatgccccagccctgcccacccggGTCCTGGGAGGCCGGACTCACCCCCTCTGACTCTTGAGCTGTGGCATTGGGGATGTCTTCACAGATGGTGTTCCAGCCTTGCCTCTGGCAGAGGGAGGCCTCCAGCTTCACTGGGCAGTGGAGTGTCGGTTTTATGACCATCTGACTGTGCTGGCTGTAGTCAGTAAATGTCACTGACTCCCAGAAGTCCGAGCCATCTgggcaggcagcaggggcagAGGGTGAGGCCCGGGGAGGCCCGAGTCCTATCCCCAGGGCACCAGGCGATGTTTGTGAAGGTGCTCGGCACGGCCCTGGCCTAGGTGCCTGATAAGTGAGCATGCGTCCTCCGGCCCCTCCTGCTACGTTTTCTATTTAgctgtctcctctccttcctgcgcCTCCATTCTGGCCAGCTCCTTGCTGCTCCCCAGACTCAAAATCTTCATATCTTTGCTTAGGTTCCTCTCAGAAGCAGGAGtgccttccctttccttctctcttttctaaatCCTGCCCATTTTCTGAGCCCAGCTCAGGTGTCACCTCCTCTAGGAGACCTTCTCTGCTCACGACAGCTTGATGGACTTCTCCCTCTCCTGAGTTCATGCCCACAGTCTCGTCCTTAACTGCCACCCTGCCCTGGACCGTAGGCTGCTTTGTGCTATTCAGCTGTCATGTTTGAGGATCCTCTCTCTTCAACTTGGGCACAATATGCACAGATGTCACCAGCCACTTTCACATATGATATTGAATTCAAGCCTCATAAGGAgttgggtagagctcagtggtagagcacgtgcttagcatgctcagggtcctgggttcaatccccagtacctctgttaaataaataaataaacttaatcatcCCCCataacaaaagtttaaaaaaataaaattacaaaataaggaGTTGGAAAGTGAAGCAGagcaattatcattattttacagatgaggaaactgaggctcagagatgactaagtggcagagctaggatgtGAGCCCAGATCTTCTAGTCCATCCTCTTAGGACACTACCTCCTGGGCTGCATATTCCTGAACCTCCCACAGTGCCTAGTACAAGGTTCAGTAGTCTGATTTATGGGCAGGTTGATCAGCAGACATGGTAACCCATGACTTCCCCCCACTGACTCCAGAGAAAGCGCCCGCACGCCTTCTGGGGACTTCCTCCAACACATGTGTGAAGTGTGTACGTGTGCACacgtgtgagagagagagacagagagaggctgTGCGTGCACAGGAGTCACACGAGCAGCACTCACAGGCTTCAGGCCAGCTCTGGAAGGGACACTTTTTGCGCCTCACACCATCCTCTTGCAGGTAGGACACctgtggagagaggggagcagggaaggagggtcAGAGGAATAACTTTTCCTATATCACTCAGACTTGAAACTCATTCTGGCTTGACCTTGACCCGATGCAAGCTGCCTGCGCTGGCAGGGCACTGAGCAGGGAGCAGAGTGGCGTGGGGGAAAGGGTGGCTGGCACTTGGCACTTGGGGGAGGAACTCGGGAGTACAGGAGTGAGATCAGTGAGTGAAGGGCTGAGTCCTCTTCTCCTGGAGAGGAGAACCTCACCCCAGAAAGAGACAAATCGTGAGGTCCGCATGCCTCAACTTTTGCCTTCCCTGGCCTCCGCTCTCAGCGATCCCCAAGGTGCCCAGTGCCCTGGGGGTCCCTCCCTCTGGACTGCCCAACACCCAGTGGTTGTCCCCCACCCCTGGCAGGTGTTCCTTGCCTGCACCCTCCCATTCATCTCCTCCTGGGTGACAAGGCCCCCTGCCTTTCCTGTCTAGTCCAAAGGAGTCTTGATGCCAGGCAACTCAGACTTTTaaggagaggaggaggcctgCCATGGAGACTAGTGGGAGTGAGACTTTTGGGGCCATTTGGAACCTTTTGGCAATTTGATGCCCCAGAATCCACAGTGAAGGCAGCTGTCTATTCTGCCTCTGTGGCCTGAGGCCAGGTCTCAATCCAAGAAAGCTGGGTCTGGGTGGGACTGAGGTTGGAATCACCCCCAAGAATGTCCCATGATCAGCAGGGCACCTCCATCCCTGACACACTGTGTGACTCACAGTCACGCTCACACCAGTCTTCCCAAGCATCTTGTTAATACCCAGTCCTTTTAAAACCTGGCTTACTGGAGACAGTCTTGACCAACTATGCTATCAGGGCGGTCAGGAGTGGAGCGTGGACAACCCACACCTGTTCCTCTGCTCACCTCTATGCACAGACAGGGCAGGAGGAATTCATAAGACAGCTCTACCGTGTGGCCCCCGGACACAATTTTCTGTGGACAAAGCagcaaagggagagaagagaTGCTTGCGAAAGAGGGTAGGCACCCTAGACAAGGGCAGGAGGAAGGTGCGACTGTGGCCAGCACACCCTACTTTTCCTCTTACGTGAGACTTTTCCTCCACTGAGAAATTTCCTCAGTAGTCTGACCATCTGCTCTAGGTGGCTCAATATAtggaatgggggagggaggagacagggaaAGGAATATGCATTTATTGAGCCCCCAGTGCATGCCAGGTAGGGTGCTAGGTGCTAGAAGCACCAACTCAGTTAATTACACGCTAGCATCACGGTGATCTCGGGAGGTGTCACCACCATTTTATGAACGAAGAGAGCTGAGGGACTCAGGGGTATCACTTCAGTCTCTGCAAGTGGTGCCAAATGTATACAAGGGCACCCGTGACAACTGGAGGTAGAGGTGGGGAGTCAGGGTCTGGGCTGGGAGAAGGGGGGACATTCTCTCAGGGGCAGTGACAAAAGGGAGGGGGATGGAAGGGTACCGAGACAGATGTGACCACTTTGTGATTTTCCCAGGGAGAACAGCTTCTTGAGAGAACTGAAAAGGCCCCTTAAAGTAACCTGAATCTCACTGGGGCCTCTCACTGGGGTTAATTAAGGGCCATATTCACTTCTCTGCTAGGCATTCATGGTTGCCCCAGGTCTCTGCctgccctttccttccctctcctgccagGTGACAAGGCCCCCTGTACTCTGTTGAGTCCAAATAAGCCTCAGTGCGAGGCACGCAGACTTGTAAGGAGGTCTTGGACAATTATggtccctctctgagcctcagtctccctatTTGTGCAACGAGTACCATGTGACTTGGCTTTTACAGACAGACAGGACTCCATACCTGGGCACTGACGTGATGGCTCAGCTCCTCACACTCCAGTGCCCACTGGTGGCAAAGACGCACGCTGACCTCAGGGCCTGGAGGAACGGTCACTTGAATAGCCCGTGCCTCAGGCAGCAAGTCAAAGGAGAACTCAGGCCCTGGGGAGAAGAGGGGTTTGGGGAGCTTGTCTCTTGGCCTTAGCACAGCCACCGCTACCTGCCTGCATCATCCCCAGTCACACGACGAGCCTACCTCCCAGCCTTCGTGCGTCGGGTTTGGAGAGACCTTCCACTGCCTCTGGATCTGAAGGCTGCATCCTTTTGGAGCGCAGCCCTTTGTGGGAGGtgtctggggaggggacagagatgtGATGGCCCTTCTCAAACAGGCAACGGCAACTCAGCAGCTTCCTCTGCAGGCAGAGAGCAAGGTTGGCCTTAGTCCAGGAATCAGGAACTCTGGAACCTGGGGCAGCACAGGCAAGCTGCTCaacctctaagcctcagtgttcCTAACTGTGTAATGGGCAGAATAGTCTACTTAATCTCCATGCTTCCCAGATCTCTCGTGTGGCTGGAGAACAGAACAAGAGGCCAAAAAAGGCAGAGTTGAAACTGGCGGGGAGAGTACCTGAGTGGACGCCTGCATCATGTGTGTCCGACAGGACCGGAACCGGAACTTGTAAGACTTTTTGGATTTCTGCACCACAAGGTGGAACCTGCCCCACTGAAGACCTGCATAGAGAATGACACATTTACTATCCAGCCCGTCACGGGCCCTCCCTACCTGGAGATGTGACCCGGTGTTGGATAGTCAGTCATTTTCTATCAAGGAGGGTAATGATATCAAACTTTAGTCCTAAAAGTTAGGCCACAATCAAAAAAGGTTTAATTTCTTAAGTAGAGAAAAAGCTATATGTATACAAAGATGTCCATGGCAGCATTATATGTAAcagtgaaaaattagaaactgTCAATTCTTAAGCAGTGTATGGGCATTTAGTATGTCATGGGCACTGAGCTAGGCAAGGAAAATAGAGTTGAGTAAGACAGGTCTTACTTTACAAGTAGAAGGTAATAATAGTAAACTCATAGAACGAAAACATTCTAATCCCAAGAATTGGTGCCAGCTGAAAGGAGAAACACCTTCACAAAACGACACAACTGAACTCACAAATACCAGTCACGGTGTGCTGTTTCAGGATGGCCTAAATCTCTGCCGAGGCTGGCAACGGGACAGACATCTGTTCTAGGGCAAGTTTCACTTGCCTCAGTGTAAGGGGCCCCCAGTACGCCCGTAATTTGCATCTCCTCCTCAACAGGCCCAAAGGGCTGTTTCTCATACCTGAGAGACCTGACAGGAGACGTAGGCAGCAACAGCTGGGGCGGTGGCAGAGCCAAGCACACCAAGGCTTTGGGGAGAGGGGCCGGGCCGGCCAGTTACAGCGAGGAGTTTGCGCAGACTGTCCTGTGAAAGATAAAAAGGGAATCAAATGGTAGGGTCCCAGGAGGTCCCTCCTGCCTCAGACAAGTTGGCCTTGAGGCTGAGCTCTGCCACTTATATCCTGGCCGAGAGACCTGGGGCAAGTTACagacctctctaagcctcagcttcctcattcaTAAAGCGGGGCTGCTGTCAAGATCACATCAGATAATGTGTGGGAAATGCTTTGTAAAGTAGAATGTACCATAAAATAGGAAGGATGATTGTTGCATTACTGACAAGGGGGAGGGACCAGTCAAGGGGGGCTGCCTGGAGATTTACCTggctctcatttaatcctcctcaCAGCTCAGGGGCAACAGTTTTAATTGTACAGTCATTTCTACCGCGCTTTGTGCCCCTCAGAAATGGAGCATCAGAGGGGTTAAGAGCACTGTCTGCAGCCACATGTTGGCTATGTGGCGGAATTACAGTGCAAATCCAGGCTCGTCCTGATTCTAAACCCTGTGCTTTTTCATTGATACTATGCGACTTTCCAGGCTGAGAACCAAAAATTAGAATGGAAGGATGGGGAagaggagcagagcagggagTCAGACTCACCAGTGAAACTGTCATCCTGAAGGCACAGGGCCCAGTagggaaaagaaaggacagaagttAATTAGCAGGGATTCTCATGAACATTCTCCCTGAGGTCTTTGCCTCATATCACCTGATTCAGAGGCCCATAAGCTAACAGCCCATCCACTCTGGCTCTTTTCTTTCCAGCTCCACCCTGCCCATGCCCTCAGTGCACCAGGACCTTGGTTACCCCTTTAATACAGTGCAGAGAACAGAGTGAGGCCGCCATCAGAGCACAGGGCCTTGGGTGGTAGGAAAGGACAGGCAGGAGACTGGGGAGCATTACCAGCCTGCGCCAATCAGGTGACTCCACCCGGCAGCGGCAGGCGCACCTTACCATGCGGGAGGCCAGCAGACAGCGGGTGCTCCAGCAGGGAAGGTAGGAGCAGCCAATCCCAGCGGAGGCAGAGAGGCCAATgagaggcaggagcagggctgcTAGTCTGGGGCTCCCCATGGGCTTCTGTGGGGTCAAGGCACCCAGAACATGGCTGGACGGTCTGAAGGTGGGCAGCAGGGCCTTGCAGTGCAGCAGCAGGGAGCGCAGTACCAGCCGAGCCCTTGCCTCAGCCTGCacctgccccgccctgccccaaaGCTCCGCCCTGACCCCAACCAGCCAGCCAAGCCACATTCCTTCTTCTCCAAGCGGAGGAACTAAGGGACCCCTGACCCCCCAAAACCCCACTCCTCCTGCATGGAGGGTAAGGGGCTCCTGCTCTGGCAGAGAAATAACAGAAAAGCGGCCAGCACAGGGTTAGGGGGATGGCGGGCTGCACCCATTTCTTAACCCCTCCCACTCCTGCAACACTCTGAAGATCTCACCCTCCCCTTAACACACTCCTCCACTTGGATCTCCCCTGGATGCATGCTTCATCCTCTCACTTAGAGGATTAACAGAGCTATTAAGTACTACTCTGCATTGGGTGCTGAAGACAGAGCTGACTGAGGCACCATTGAGAGTTGGgcagaacaacaaaaaagcacTATGGATGCACATAAACCTCACATGTCCCCATTTGCACCCTGGTTCCCACCTGGCTGACTCTCAGTGCCTAGCTTTCTCTCTCCTCATTGGCCAGTTACGGCCCTTCTGCCACGGGGGGCCTCTGGCTTCAAGGAGCCACTAATCAGTACCGTCTGCTCAGAAAGCCCCAGTGCTCGTGCTGAGCCCTGGAGCTGAGGTTGTGGGCCCCACGCACTGACCTGGTTTCGTGTGGTTTCCGATGCTGACGACGCTCCATTCTCTGTGGGGACCCTCCCTACTGTCCCACAGCTTCCTCCTGCTCATGGAGTGCTTGAGCTGCTTCAGCCCTCACCTTGGTGACACATGCAGTGGAAAGAAAAGTTTGGGGCACACTTTCTGGGTGAAGGCATCTTGAGACTGCTGCTGTCCCTCTGTACCTTTCTGTAGCCTGACCATAGCTGTCTTTAGGCCAATTCTGGTTCCTAAGTCAGGTCCACTGTCTGGCGACCCCATTGTACCCATTATCCTCTAGCTTTTGAGTTCCTTAGAAGGactctttatttttcacatttctccAGTGCCTACAGTGGATGTCATGAAATAGGTGCTTTGTAGTtgaataaatgtaaattataatacatttcaTCTAAATGTAAATTATGATACATTTTGTGTAATTATGATACATTTCATAAGCACTTTCATATTTGACCCTCCTAACCACCTTATGAGACAGGTAAATGAGAACTATTCATTTCATAGAGAAATAAGGAAGCCAAAAGGAGAATGACTTGGTCAAGGTCAAGGTCTCTAGCCCAAGGAGCTCCGATTCTGCCAGCCTCTCAcagttcatttctctttctacCAACCTTTATGGCCTCTCCTCCCACTGCCTCACTCTCTTCTGCTCCTGGGAACCCAAAAGGGCCTGCCTAGCACAGCTCCGTCTTGTGGCCTTAGAGCCCATCACTGCAAACAAGTCAGTCAGACGTGAAGGAAAGCGTGGTCTGGCCATACCAAGGATAGGCTAGGGAGTCTTGCCAAACCTTCGCCTAACCCACGGTGGTTTAGATCCACACTGATAATGTGTTTTCTAATGCTGGGGGCATGAAGTGAGAAACTAGGCTCCATTCTAGaacatctttcttttttgatcCCTTTTATCTTTTGATCTGATTCTCACAATGAAAGCACTTGGTTAATTGCTCCCTGACCCCGGCTAAGGTATGgtaggagaaacagaagagaaatgaaagagacacatacatacacaaagagagaaagaatacaaagggaggaaaaggagcacgtagaaaaagcagaggaagaaacaagaatggcagacagaagggagaaaaggaggcctGCATTTTATTTACGGGTTTGCTGGTTTACTTCGCTATTGTGAAGCCTGTTCCAAAAAGGGCTTTAGGTAAAAAGCACATTCCAGCACACCCTGGGGAACGGGAGTG harbors:
- the IL17RE gene encoding interleukin-17 receptor E isoform X1, producing the protein MWLGWLVGVRAELWGRAGQVQAEARARLVLRSLLLHCKALLPTFRPSSHVLGALTPQKPMGSPRLAALLLPLIGLSASAGIGCSYLPCWSTRCLLASRMDDSFTGQSAQTPRCNWPARPLSPKPWCAWLCHRPSCCCLRLLSGLSGLQWGRFHLVVQKSKKSYKFRFRSCRTHMMQASTQRKLLSCRCLFEKGHHISVPSPDTSHKGLRSKRMQPSDPEAVEGLSKPDARRLGGPEFSFDLLPEARAIQVTVPPGPEVSVRLCHQWALECEELSHHVSAQKIVSGGHTVELSYEFLLPCLCIEVSYLQEDGVRRKKCPFQSWPEAYGSDFWESVTFTDYSQHSQMVIKPTLHCPVKLEASLCQRQGWNTICEDIPNATAQESEGQYVLEKVDLHPQLCFKFSFRNSSHVECPRRTAPSWNVSMDTQAQQLILHFSSRMRATFSAAWSHPGLGQDSWVPPVYSISQTQGSSPVTLDLIIPFLRPGGCVLVWRSDVQFAWKHLLCPDVSHRRLGLLILALLAFTTLLGVVMVLTRRRPLSGLGPAPVLLLHAADSEAQRLLVGALAELLRVALGGGRDVIVDLWEGTRVARVGPLPWLWAARARVARERGTVVLLWSSAGPSPAGGRDPRAAPLRALLRAAPRPLLLLAYFSRLCAKGDIPPPLRALPRYRLLHDLPRLLRALDACPSTKVTGWGGLGARSCLRGRLELCRQLEREAAKLADQG
- the IL17RE gene encoding interleukin-17 receptor E isoform X2, encoding MWLGWLVGVRAELWGRAGQVQAEARARLVLRSLLLHCKALLPTFRPSSHVLGALTPQKPMGSPRLAALLLPLIGLSASAGIGCSYLPCWSTRCLLASRMDDSFTGQSAQTPRCNWPARPLSPKPWCAWLCHRPSCCCLRLLSGLSGLQWGRFHLVVQKSKKSYKFRFRSCRTHMMQASTQRKLLSCRCLFEKGHHISVPSPDTSHKGLRSKRMQPSDPEAVEGLSKPDARRLGGPEFSFDLLPEARAIQVTVPPGPEVSVRLCHQWALECEELSHHVSAQKIVSGGHTVELSYEFLLPCLCIEVSYLQEDGVRRKKCPFQSWPEAYGSDFWESVTFTDYSQHSQMVIKPTLHCPVKLEASLCQRQGWNTICEDIPNATAQESEGYVLEKVDLHPQLCFKFSFRNSSHVECPRRTAPSWNVSMDTQAQQLILHFSSRMRATFSAAWSHPGLGQDSWVPPVYSISQTQGSSPVTLDLIIPFLRPGGCVLVWRSDVQFAWKHLLCPDVSHRRLGLLILALLAFTTLLGVVMVLTRRRPLSGLGPAPVLLLHAADSEAQRLLVGALAELLRVALGGGRDVIVDLWEGTRVARVGPLPWLWAARARVARERGTVVLLWSSAGPSPAGGRDPRAAPLRALLRAAPRPLLLLAYFSRLCAKGDIPPPLRALPRYRLLHDLPRLLRALDACPSTKVTGWGGLGARSCLRGRLELCRQLEREAAKLADQG